In Kordiimonas pumila, a single genomic region encodes these proteins:
- the moaA gene encoding GTP 3',8-cyclase MoaA — MPDNAVNIKSPKTLRDQFGRKITYLRLSVTDRCDLRCTYCMAEQMTFLPKSEVLSLEEMLELCTAFIARGVRKIRLTGGEPLVRKNILWLVDRLGYCVGNGSLDELTLTTNGTQLPSMAVDLYKAGIRRVNISLDTLQKDLFHKITRRDQLDTVLDGIEAAKSAGLKVKINTVAMRGMNEDEIPDILNWTSQNGMDVTLIETMPLGDTSDPREDGYLPLTAVKEKLDTVFDLTPSDKRTGGPARYFTVGNTGQKLGLITPLTNNFCDGCNRVRVTCTGRIYMCLGQDDHVDLRAALRSDAPEQALSACLDLAMGLKPKGHDFAMSNGKMIGKVNRHMSQTGG, encoded by the coding sequence ATGCCAGACAATGCCGTAAATATCAAATCGCCCAAAACATTACGTGACCAGTTTGGTCGCAAGATTACCTATTTGCGCCTTTCTGTCACGGACCGGTGCGACCTTAGATGCACATACTGCATGGCAGAACAAATGACCTTTCTACCTAAGTCAGAAGTTCTAAGCCTTGAAGAGATGCTAGAGCTATGTACAGCCTTCATTGCACGTGGTGTTCGGAAAATCCGTCTTACTGGCGGCGAACCACTTGTTCGCAAAAACATTCTCTGGCTTGTTGACCGCCTTGGTTACTGTGTTGGCAATGGCTCGCTTGATGAATTAACACTTACGACAAACGGCACACAGTTACCCAGCATGGCGGTAGACCTCTATAAAGCAGGTATTCGCCGCGTGAATATTTCACTGGATACATTGCAAAAAGATCTGTTCCATAAAATAACGCGCCGCGATCAGTTGGATACTGTACTAGACGGTATTGAGGCCGCGAAATCTGCAGGTCTTAAAGTCAAAATCAATACCGTTGCCATGCGCGGCATGAATGAAGATGAAATTCCCGATATTCTTAATTGGACCAGCCAAAACGGTATGGATGTAACCCTTATTGAAACCATGCCCCTCGGTGACACCTCTGACCCACGCGAAGACGGATACCTGCCGCTAACTGCCGTAAAAGAAAAACTTGATACAGTGTTTGACCTGACACCAAGCGACAAACGCACAGGCGGGCCTGCTCGCTATTTTACCGTTGGTAACACGGGCCAAAAACTTGGCCTTATTACACCGCTGACAAATAATTTCTGCGATGGCTGCAACCGTGTGCGCGTTACATGCACAGGGCGTATTTATATGTGCCTAGGACAAGATGATCACGTTGACCTTCGCGCAGCCCTTAGGTCGGATGCCCCCGAGCAGGCCTTATCTGCCTGCCTCGACCTTGCCATGGGCCTAAAACCCAAGGGCCATGATTTTGCCATGTCTAACGGTAAGATGATAGGCAAGGTGAACCGCCATATGAGCCAAACTGGCGGATGA
- a CDS encoding DsbA family oxidoreductase — translation MKIDAVIDVVCPWCYVGKRQLDLALSARPSLKADVWWRPYQLGPDTPKEGIDRKSYYAKKFPDQARLAQMREHLSDLGKSLGITFDFESECLIANTLDAHRLIRWARADGVQDAVVTDLMQRYFEDSAFLGAHELLVDVAAKAGMDAKVVADLLNTERDNDLVQSEIAQARKLGVQGVPVFIIDGKAAISGAQGVDAITDMIDKLKE, via the coding sequence ATGAAAATTGACGCTGTGATCGATGTCGTATGTCCTTGGTGTTATGTTGGTAAGCGCCAGCTTGACCTTGCGCTTTCGGCGCGACCTTCCCTAAAGGCAGATGTATGGTGGCGGCCCTATCAGTTAGGACCAGATACCCCCAAAGAAGGTATCGACAGGAAAAGCTATTATGCCAAAAAGTTTCCCGACCAAGCTCGGTTAGCCCAGATGCGCGAACACTTAAGCGATTTAGGCAAATCACTGGGCATTACATTTGATTTTGAATCAGAGTGCCTGATTGCCAACACACTTGATGCGCACCGTCTGATACGCTGGGCGCGAGCAGACGGCGTGCAGGATGCTGTGGTAACAGATTTAATGCAGCGCTATTTTGAAGATAGCGCTTTTTTAGGGGCGCATGAGCTTCTGGTCGACGTTGCTGCAAAAGCAGGCATGGATGCCAAGGTTGTTGCCGATCTCTTAAATACGGAGAGAGATAATGACTTGGTACAAAGTGAGATTGCACAGGCGCGCAAGCTTGGGGTGCAGGGAGTGCCGGTGTTTATCATTGACGGTAAGGCTGCCATTTCAGGGGCGCAAGGGGTAGATGCTATTACAGATATGATAGATAAGCTTAAAGAATAG
- a CDS encoding outer membrane protein, producing the protein MSITKTIIAASIVSLTAATATLAQDGKYFDGSYVGIEGGLDWTELAIDSNSDNSLYYGGVIGFRNQMDSGIVTGIEGSFGDTGYKNDLTGTHSNYEWSASLILGKAFGQDGTNLLYGKAGYVRTNFDATPADDDSYGEGGWRFGGGYERAVNERLSMRLGADYTTYGNDENAWQTKAGVLVSF; encoded by the coding sequence ATGTCTATTACAAAAACAATTATTGCAGCATCAATCGTCTCTTTGACTGCAGCGACAGCCACACTTGCACAAGACGGCAAATACTTTGATGGATCATATGTTGGTATTGAAGGTGGCTTGGACTGGACTGAACTCGCAATCGATTCAAATAGCGACAACAGCCTTTATTACGGCGGCGTCATAGGTTTTCGCAATCAAATGGATAGCGGTATTGTGACCGGCATTGAAGGTAGCTTCGGTGACACAGGCTACAAGAACGACCTGACTGGCACACATTCTAATTATGAATGGAGCGCTTCCCTAATACTTGGTAAAGCATTCGGTCAGGACGGCACAAACCTACTATATGGTAAAGCTGGTTATGTACGAACAAATTTTGACGCCACCCCTGCTGATGATGACAGCTACGGTGAAGGTGGCTGGCGCTTTGGCGGCGGCTACGAGCGTGCTGTTAACGAGCGTCTAAGCATGCGTCTTGGCGCTGATTATACAACATACGGCAATGATGAAAATGCGTGGCAAACAAAAGCTGGCGTATTGGTAAGCTTCTAA
- the nhaA gene encoding Na+/H+ antiporter NhaA, translated as MKLNLSADAISGLMLIAATALALILNNSAAAPLYDSLLGMQGTISIGSYGLSKSLLLWINEGLMAIFFLLVGLELKREMVYGSLANPKNIILPGMAAIGGMAIPALIYWAAVAGDVSAMAGWAIPTATDIAFAIGVLAFLSKRVPTELKVFLLTLAILDDLGAVIIIAAFYTDDLSTLSLTLGLAGCAALFLLNRFNVRSVPAYMFIGIIVWVCVLKSGVHATLAGVAVGFAIPACKDQEGHSILEDLEHSLHAPVSLMILPLFALANAGISLTGFSFASLAEGISFGVLTGLAIGKPIGVLAGSLCAIYLFRAALPGTLKLRHIWGAGHLAGIGFTMSLFIGSLAFEAPETNADVRIGVLAASTLSVILGWVVLSWKKPATIT; from the coding sequence ATGAAATTGAACTTATCCGCTGATGCTATCAGTGGACTGATGCTTATTGCAGCAACTGCTTTAGCCCTAATCCTTAATAACTCAGCCGCCGCCCCGCTTTATGATTCCCTGCTTGGCATGCAAGGCACTATATCAATTGGGAGTTATGGCCTTTCAAAGTCTTTGCTGCTGTGGATCAATGAAGGCCTTATGGCCATTTTCTTTTTACTGGTTGGCTTAGAACTAAAAAGAGAAATGGTTTATGGTTCGCTGGCGAACCCTAAAAACATCATATTACCTGGTATGGCCGCAATTGGCGGCATGGCAATTCCTGCACTTATCTATTGGGCTGCTGTTGCCGGTGATGTTTCAGCTATGGCAGGGTGGGCAATTCCAACAGCAACAGATATAGCATTTGCTATTGGCGTTTTGGCCTTCCTCTCAAAACGCGTCCCAACTGAGTTAAAGGTTTTTCTGTTAACGCTTGCTATTTTAGATGACCTAGGCGCGGTTATAATTATTGCAGCTTTTTATACAGATGACCTGTCAACTTTGTCCCTTACCCTTGGGCTTGCTGGCTGCGCAGCCCTGTTCCTGTTAAATCGGTTTAATGTACGCAGCGTTCCGGCCTATATGTTTATTGGTATTATTGTTTGGGTCTGCGTGCTCAAATCAGGTGTGCATGCAACGCTTGCTGGCGTTGCTGTTGGCTTTGCCATTCCCGCCTGTAAAGACCAAGAGGGCCATTCCATTCTGGAAGATCTGGAACACAGCCTCCATGCACCTGTTTCCCTAATGATACTACCTCTGTTTGCGCTCGCAAACGCAGGAATTTCTCTTACAGGCTTCAGCTTCGCAAGCTTAGCGGAAGGTATCAGCTTTGGTGTTCTAACAGGGCTTGCTATCGGCAAACCCATAGGTGTATTAGCGGGCTCCTTATGCGCTATATATCTTTTCAGAGCAGCTCTACCTGGCACTCTGAAGCTTCGCCACATCTGGGGGGCTGGCCATCTAGCCGGCATTGGTTTTACCATGAGCCTGTTTATCGGCAGTCTTGCTTTTGAGGCACCTGAAACAAATGCGGATGTACGCATTGGCGTACTGGCAGCCAGCACCCTATCCGTTATTCTTGGGTGGGTTGTCCTTTCTTGGAAAAAACCAGCTACTATAACCTAA
- the mfd gene encoding transcription-repair coupling factor: protein MPLDAFITEDYPLLAGGIPGGYDAMLLATSAGRLFADKKLPILHIARDDARMTALESAIRFFDPDIDIISFPAWDCLPYDRVSPQGDIVARRMAALSTLASSRQKGPRIILTTVNAVLQRVPPLSAVRDATFDAKPGDTVSMQALASFLAANGYNRTGQVMEPGEFAVRGGLIDIFPSGYEHPLRLDFFGDDLDTIRLFDPLDQRTIGKADRLHLKPASEYALSEDAITRFRKNYTATFGPAKGNDLLYEAISEGRKFQGAEHWLPFFHDTMATLLDYVGNALLSMDHQADEAAHERFKALEDYYTARKSAHDMHSAQKAQHSAISAPPYKPVPIRSLYIQKGEWDSFLEKLNARRFSPFEEPPALGVVSFGARQGRSFAPERNARDINIYDAVRSHVEDTRKTGKRVVFACYSAGSADRMKGVLEDHDLTPVGIAATWQDIRTAPKHIIAVTVLPLETGFETNDLTVISEQDVLGDRLVRKSRRNRKADNFLKEASGLNPGDLVVHTSHGIGRFEGLETVTVSGAPHDCLLITYAGGDKLFVPVENIETLSRYGSEDAEAQLDKLGGVAWQARKARLKERIRIMADQLIKLAAERALKEGLTIITPEGMYDEFCARFPYTETDDQLRAIADVAGDLASGKPMDRLVCGDVGFGKTEVALRAAFLAVMAGHQVAVVAPTTLLARQHYLNFTERFKGLPVRIGQLSRLVSAKDTKATKDEMTKGTVDIIIGTHALLAKGIEFRDLGLLIVDEEQHFGVGHKEKLKELKANVHVLTLTATPIPRTLQMAMSGIRDLSLIATPPVDRLAIRTYVMPFDHVVVREALLREHYRGGQSFYVCPRIADIEEAAAYLRDHVPEVKYVIAHGQMTPTTIEDVMTAFYEGRYDVLLSTTIIESGIDIPTANTMIVHRADMFGLAQLYQLRGRVGRSKTRAYAYLTTPSGRILNENATKRLQVLSALDTLGAGFTIASHDMDIRGAGNLLGDQQSGHIREVGVELYQKMLEEAVAEARAGSSDDDLMDSDWSPQINLGATVMIPEKYVPDLTQRMALYRRLADLVTREDVDTFCAELIDRFGPLPGEVKQLAAVMIIKGYSKRAGIEKLEAGPKGVVISFKDDKFENPASLIEFISATGNTAKVRPDQKLVYYAKMEKIGVRLKTIAALTRKLASIAEENR, encoded by the coding sequence ATGCCCCTAGACGCATTTATTACTGAAGATTACCCACTTCTGGCGGGCGGTATACCCGGTGGTTATGATGCTATGCTGCTTGCAACCAGCGCTGGCCGACTGTTCGCCGACAAAAAACTCCCCATTCTGCATATCGCCCGCGATGATGCGCGCATGACGGCCCTTGAAAGCGCTATACGGTTTTTTGACCCAGATATAGATATTATCAGCTTTCCCGCATGGGACTGTTTGCCTTACGACCGGGTTAGCCCGCAAGGTGATATTGTTGCCCGCCGTATGGCTGCACTTTCAACCCTTGCCAGCAGCCGACAAAAAGGCCCGCGCATTATTCTCACCACCGTGAATGCAGTTTTACAGCGCGTACCACCCCTATCCGCCGTGAGAGATGCAACGTTTGATGCCAAACCCGGTGATACAGTTAGCATGCAGGCACTGGCAAGCTTTCTGGCGGCAAACGGCTATAACCGTACAGGCCAAGTTATGGAGCCGGGCGAATTTGCCGTGCGTGGTGGCCTTATTGATATTTTCCCTTCAGGCTACGAACACCCTTTAAGGCTCGATTTTTTTGGCGATGATCTGGATACTATCCGCCTGTTTGACCCGCTTGACCAGCGGACCATAGGCAAGGCTGACCGACTTCACCTGAAACCTGCAAGCGAATATGCTCTCTCGGAAGATGCTATCACGCGGTTTCGTAAAAACTATACAGCCACATTTGGTCCTGCCAAGGGGAACGACCTTCTATATGAAGCCATAAGCGAAGGCCGTAAATTTCAGGGCGCTGAACACTGGCTGCCTTTTTTTCATGATACTATGGCCACCCTGCTGGATTACGTTGGTAACGCGCTTCTTAGCATGGACCATCAGGCCGATGAAGCGGCCCACGAACGCTTCAAAGCGCTTGAAGATTATTACACAGCCCGTAAAAGCGCCCATGACATGCACAGTGCACAAAAGGCACAACACAGTGCCATCAGTGCGCCGCCTTATAAACCAGTGCCTATCAGAAGCCTTTATATACAAAAAGGCGAGTGGGATAGCTTCCTTGAAAAGCTTAATGCGCGCCGGTTTTCACCATTTGAAGAGCCCCCAGCACTTGGTGTTGTTAGTTTTGGCGCACGGCAAGGCCGCAGTTTTGCACCAGAACGTAATGCCCGCGATATAAACATCTATGATGCGGTTCGCAGCCATGTAGAAGATACCCGAAAAACTGGCAAGCGCGTTGTGTTTGCCTGCTATTCTGCGGGCTCTGCCGACCGGATGAAAGGTGTTCTGGAAGATCACGACCTAACGCCTGTTGGCATAGCGGCTACTTGGCAGGATATTCGAACGGCGCCAAAACATATTATTGCCGTAACCGTCCTTCCTCTTGAAACTGGATTTGAAACCAATGATTTAACTGTTATTTCAGAGCAGGATGTGCTTGGCGACAGGCTTGTTCGAAAGTCACGCCGTAACAGAAAAGCCGATAATTTCCTAAAAGAAGCCTCTGGCCTTAATCCCGGTGATCTGGTTGTTCATACCAGCCACGGCATCGGCCGGTTTGAAGGCCTTGAAACCGTAACGGTATCAGGTGCACCGCACGACTGCCTGCTCATAACCTATGCGGGCGGTGACAAGCTTTTTGTCCCAGTTGAAAATATCGAAACCCTATCCCGCTATGGCAGTGAGGATGCTGAAGCTCAGCTTGACAAACTGGGCGGCGTTGCATGGCAGGCGCGAAAAGCACGGCTTAAAGAGCGCATCCGCATTATGGCAGACCAGCTTATTAAGCTTGCGGCTGAACGCGCCCTTAAAGAAGGCCTAACCATCATAACACCTGAGGGCATGTATGATGAGTTTTGCGCCCGCTTCCCTTACACAGAAACCGATGATCAACTTCGTGCAATCGCTGATGTTGCAGGTGATTTGGCATCTGGTAAACCGATGGACCGGCTGGTGTGCGGTGATGTTGGCTTTGGTAAAACCGAGGTCGCCCTGCGGGCAGCCTTTCTTGCTGTTATGGCCGGGCATCAGGTCGCTGTTGTTGCCCCCACCACCCTTCTCGCTCGCCAGCATTATCTTAATTTTACCGAGCGTTTCAAAGGCTTGCCTGTGCGCATTGGCCAACTTTCCCGGTTGGTTTCTGCCAAAGACACCAAGGCAACCAAAGATGAAATGACCAAGGGCACGGTTGATATTATCATTGGCACTCATGCCCTGCTTGCAAAAGGCATTGAATTCCGAGATTTAGGGCTTTTGATTGTTGATGAAGAACAGCATTTTGGTGTGGGCCACAAAGAAAAGCTTAAAGAACTAAAAGCCAATGTGCATGTTCTAACCCTGACAGCCACACCAATTCCGCGCACGCTGCAAATGGCCATGTCGGGCATTCGTGACCTCTCTCTTATCGCAACGCCGCCTGTAGATAGGCTTGCTATTCGGACCTACGTGATGCCATTTGATCATGTGGTTGTGCGTGAGGCCTTGCTGCGCGAACATTATCGTGGCGGCCAAAGCTTTTATGTCTGCCCCCGTATTGCCGACATTGAAGAAGCCGCTGCTTATCTGCGCGATCATGTGCCTGAGGTAAAATATGTTATCGCCCACGGACAAATGACACCAACAACAATTGAAGACGTGATGACAGCCTTTTACGAAGGCCGTTATGACGTGCTTTTGTCTACCACTATTATCGAATCCGGCATTGACATACCAACTGCCAACACCATGATTGTACACCGAGCAGATATGTTTGGCCTTGCTCAATTGTACCAACTTCGGGGCCGAGTGGGCAGGTCAAAGACCCGTGCATATGCTTACCTCACAACACCGTCTGGTCGCATTTTAAACGAAAATGCTACCAAGCGTCTTCAGGTTTTATCTGCTCTCGATACGCTCGGTGCAGGTTTCACTATTGCCAGCCATGATATGGATATTCGGGGGGCTGGTAATTTGCTTGGTGACCAGCAATCAGGTCATATCCGCGAAGTGGGTGTTGAGCTTTACCAGAAAATGCTTGAGGAAGCCGTTGCTGAAGCACGCGCTGGTAGCAGCGATGATGATTTGATGGATAGTGACTGGTCACCGCAAATTAATCTTGGGGCTACGGTTATGATCCCGGAAAAATATGTGCCGGACCTCACGCAGCGTATGGCCCTCTATCGCCGGCTTGCTGATTTGGTTACCCGAGAAGATGTGGATACCTTCTGCGCTGAGTTAATAGACCGTTTTGGCCCGCTTCCGGGTGAAGTAAAGCAACTTGCCGCGGTTATGATCATTAAAGGCTATAGCAAACGTGCCGGCATTGAAAAGCTGGAAGCGGGCCCCAAGGGCGTTGTTATCAGCTTTAAAGATGATAAATTTGAAAACCCGGCATCCCTTATTGAGTTCATATCTGCAACAGGAAATACCGCAAAAGTTCGCCCAGATCAAAAGCTGGTTTATTATGCTAAAATGGAAAAAATTGGTGTCAGATTAAAGACCATTGCAGCTTTAACCAGAAAGCTGGCTAGCATAGCAGAAGAAAACCGTTAG
- a CDS encoding FAD assembly factor SdhE → MVTPDYNPHGELDLENRKRRLLFRSWHRGIKELDLIFGNFVEANHASFTHEDCEWFEKLYEEQDHEILGWVTSGENVPQEFQGALMDRLQKLDFMILKAK, encoded by the coding sequence ATGGTTACTCCAGACTATAACCCCCACGGTGAACTTGACCTTGAAAACCGCAAGCGCAGGCTTTTGTTTCGGTCATGGCATCGCGGCATTAAAGAACTGGACCTTATTTTTGGTAACTTTGTCGAGGCCAACCATGCAAGCTTTACCCATGAAGACTGTGAATGGTTTGAAAAGCTGTATGAAGAGCAAGATCATGAAATTTTAGGTTGGGTTACCTCTGGCGAGAATGTACCACAAGAATTTCAAGGTGCGCTGATGGACCGCCTGCAAAAGCTTGATTTCATGATCCTGAAGGCAAAGTAA
- the recG gene encoding ATP-dependent DNA helicase RecG translates to MRPELLFDYFADIERLPGIGKRTKPALERLAGTRTVDLLLHRPVGLIDRRYRPKVADAVPGSIVTLEVTVVEHRPALNKRTPYRVVCRDSSGDVILVFFHPRPDWIKKQLPEGETRIISGKLEHYGDQAQITHPDYMVDPNSPADLPLLETVYPLTAGVSLKMLRKAILAALETVPALPEWHDSALLAREKWPSFLEALKQLHSPDTLEDIAPNSLARRRLAADELLATQLALMVVRDRTRRKRGRVLKGDGRIRKKIMAALPFNFTGDQQTALAEIVSDMESERAMLRLMQGDVGSGKTVVALMAAAAATEAGVQSAILAPTEILANQHLATIQPLAEAGGLKVALLTGRNKGRPRQAILEALANGDIDILIGTHALIQDDVVFKDLGFAVIDEQHRFGVQQRLALSAKATAGIDVLGMTATPIPRTLTLTVYGDMDTSLIREKPPGRLPVDTRVVSLDRLSDVVSGISRAISAGARVYWVCPLVEESELLDVAAAEERFVALKKLFGGRVGLVHGKMKGTEKDAVMAQFASGEISVLVSTTVIEVGVNVPEATIMVIEHAERFGLAQLHQLRGRVGRGTDKSSCILLRTNAVGEVARARLQIMRDTEDGFLIAEEDLRLRGGGEILGTKQSGLPEFKMVDFAEHADLIAMARDDAKLIVAKDPELKGERGKALRHLLYLFERDEGIRLMGSG, encoded by the coding sequence ATGCGGCCTGAATTACTGTTTGATTATTTTGCGGATATTGAACGTTTGCCGGGTATTGGTAAACGCACGAAACCTGCGTTGGAGCGTCTTGCCGGTACCAGAACAGTTGACCTGCTGCTCCATAGACCAGTGGGGCTCATTGACAGGCGCTACCGGCCCAAAGTTGCAGATGCTGTGCCGGGGTCAATTGTTACACTTGAGGTTACTGTCGTTGAACACAGACCTGCACTGAACAAGCGCACACCTTACAGGGTGGTATGCCGTGACAGTAGCGGTGATGTGATCCTTGTTTTTTTCCATCCCCGGCCAGACTGGATTAAAAAACAGCTACCAGAAGGTGAAACCCGCATCATTAGTGGCAAACTGGAACATTACGGTGATCAGGCCCAGATCACGCACCCTGACTATATGGTAGACCCGAATAGTCCGGCTGATCTGCCGCTCCTTGAAACTGTTTATCCTTTAACGGCGGGTGTTTCGCTTAAAATGCTGCGAAAAGCGATTTTGGCAGCGCTTGAAACTGTGCCTGCGCTGCCTGAGTGGCATGACAGTGCCTTGCTGGCGCGGGAAAAGTGGCCAAGTTTTCTGGAGGCCTTAAAGCAGCTTCACAGCCCTGATACGTTAGAAGATATTGCACCAAACAGTTTGGCCCGCAGGCGGCTTGCGGCGGACGAGCTTCTTGCGACCCAGCTTGCGCTTATGGTGGTGCGCGACCGTACCCGCCGTAAACGGGGTAGGGTGCTGAAAGGTGATGGGCGCATCCGCAAAAAAATTATGGCGGCCCTGCCATTCAACTTTACAGGTGATCAGCAAACAGCGCTTGCAGAGATAGTCAGCGATATGGAAAGCGAGCGTGCCATGCTGCGCCTTATGCAAGGTGATGTGGGCAGTGGTAAAACGGTGGTGGCGCTTATGGCCGCCGCCGCTGCCACGGAAGCAGGCGTACAGTCTGCTATTCTTGCCCCTACTGAAATTCTCGCAAACCAGCATTTAGCCACTATTCAGCCACTGGCAGAGGCTGGAGGCCTTAAAGTAGCGTTGCTTACAGGCCGCAATAAAGGTAGGCCCCGGCAAGCCATACTAGAGGCGCTTGCAAATGGTGACATTGATATACTTATTGGTACCCATGCCCTTATTCAGGATGATGTGGTGTTCAAAGACCTTGGTTTTGCGGTGATTGACGAGCAGCACAGGTTTGGGGTGCAGCAGCGTTTGGCTTTGTCAGCGAAAGCAACGGCGGGCATTGATGTGCTCGGGATGACAGCAACCCCCATTCCGCGCACCCTTACGCTCACGGTTTACGGCGATATGGACACCTCGCTTATCCGCGAAAAACCACCTGGCCGTTTGCCGGTGGATACGCGGGTTGTGTCACTGGACCGGCTTTCTGATGTGGTATCGGGTATTAGCCGTGCAATAAGCGCTGGTGCGCGGGTGTACTGGGTGTGCCCCTTAGTGGAAGAAAGCGAACTGCTGGATGTCGCGGCTGCGGAAGAACGTTTTGTTGCCCTTAAAAAGCTGTTTGGCGGGCGTGTGGGCCTTGTGCACGGTAAAATGAAGGGCACAGAAAAAGATGCTGTTATGGCGCAGTTTGCCAGCGGCGAAATCAGCGTGCTTGTATCCACTACCGTGATTGAGGTGGGCGTGAATGTGCCGGAGGCCACCATTATGGTGATTGAGCATGCAGAGCGTTTTGGCCTTGCGCAGCTTCACCAGCTAAGGGGCCGTGTGGGCCGAGGGACAGATAAATCAAGCTGCATTTTGCTGCGCACCAACGCGGTGGGCGAGGTGGCGCGGGCGCGGTTGCAGATTATGCGCGACACAGAGGATGGCTTCCTGATTGCGGAAGAGGATTTGCGGCTGCGCGGCGGCGGCGAAATTTTAGGCACCAAGCAAAGCGGCCTGCCGGAATTTAAAATGGTGGACTTTGCCGAGCACGCAGACCTGATCGCCATGGCCCGCGACGATGCTAAGCTGATTGTGGCAAAAGACCCTGAGTTAAAGGGGGAGCGCGGCAAGGCGTTGCGGCATTTGCTCTATCTGTTCGAGCGCGATGAAGGCATAAGATTGATGGGGTCTGGTTAG
- a CDS encoding ribbon-helix-helix domain-containing protein, with protein sequence MSDSVNVRVTGELKNHLQQQVGESGLYENASEYIRSLIRADLMSSKESWQWLKGQLEPSLRLAEEDFVSVSADDVISRNKV encoded by the coding sequence ATGTCAGACAGTGTGAATGTACGGGTTACGGGTGAGCTTAAAAATCATTTGCAGCAACAGGTTGGCGAAAGTGGCCTTTATGAAAACGCCAGTGAATATATTCGCTCCCTTATTCGGGCAGACCTGATGAGTTCCAAGGAAAGCTGGCAGTGGTTGAAAGGCCAACTTGAGCCTTCCCTGCGGCTTGCGGAAGAGGATTTTGTCAGCGTGAGCGCTGATGACGTGATTAGCCGCAATAAGGTTTAG
- a CDS encoding type II toxin-antitoxin system RelE/ParE family toxin: MVSSGARFVFSPIADKALDKIWQYTEAEWGRAQAETYVREMMTHLGAVAEKRHVWRVLPRKLVVPLDLDMDVYMSRYGKHVIFFRELPSRKVGVLAILHEKMDMPARLAGDLRKLDAGTG, translated from the coding sequence GTGGTAAGCTCTGGGGCACGTTTTGTTTTTTCACCAATTGCCGATAAGGCGCTTGATAAAATCTGGCAGTATACAGAAGCTGAATGGGGCAGGGCACAGGCTGAAACCTATGTTCGAGAGATGATGACGCACTTGGGTGCTGTTGCAGAAAAGCGCCATGTTTGGCGCGTGTTGCCGCGCAAACTAGTCGTGCCGCTTGATCTGGATATGGATGTATATATGAGCCGTTACGGCAAGCATGTTATATTCTTTAGGGAGCTGCCTTCGAGGAAAGTGGGGGTTCTTGCCATTCTCCATGAAAAAATGGATATGCCTGCACGGCTTGCTGGCGATTTGCGCAAGCTGGATGCCGGTACGGGCTAA